From Homo sapiens chromosome 17 genomic scaffold, GRCh38.p14 alternate locus group ALT_REF_LOCI_1 HSCHR17_7_CTG4, a single genomic window includes:
- the CCL4 gene encoding C-C motif chemokine 4 precursor: MKLCVTVLSLLMLVAAFCSPALSAPMGSDPPTACCFSYTARKLPRNFVVDYYETSSLCSQPAVVFQTKRSKQVCADPSESWVQEYVYDLELN; the protein is encoded by the exons ATGAAGCTCTGCGTGACTGTCCTGTCTCTCCTCATGCTAGTAGCTGCCTTCTGCTCTCCAGCGCTCTCAGCACCAA TGGGCTCAGACCCTCCCACCGCCTGCTGCTTTTCTTACACTGCGAGGAAGCTTCCTCGCAACTTTGTGGTAGATTACTATGAGACCAGCAGCCTCTGCTCCCAGCCAGCTGTGGT ATTCCAAACCAAAAGAAGCAAGCAAGTCTGTGCTGATCCCAGTGAATCCTGGGTCCAGGAGTACGTGTATGACCTGGAACTGAACTGA